AGCCAGGAAGATAATGAAAGACCTCAGCCATCCCATCAATGTACTCTTCTCCCTGTTGAGGTCAGGGAAGCATCTTCTCTCCCTCAAGGCCAACACTGAGAGAATGAGGAGGAGCTCCTTCCCTCAGGCTGTTTGGGTTCTGAACCAGAACACCACCTGGGACTGGACTCAGATCACTCCCCCTtcccatgcacacacatacactgtacTGCACTACACTGCACTTtacaccaataataataatcagacaTTGTTGCTgctaactgcacattttattctgtacatATTCCTATTTTTATTCTTAACTCTCTATATATTCTATATTTTTATCTCTatattctattattattatagtttatattttatatctttacattttattttgctaCATTTATTCTTatcttctgtttttatttttgcattctaTTTTGTTCTATTGTATTTTGCGTACGTGTgcgtatgctggggggggggggatgaatcAACTTGAGAAATTTAAAAACTAAGTGTTTCGTTCACGATACCTGACCTGCTGGACTGCATTCCATACGTGCATATAACTCAAAACGTCTTTAGTTCATCTCCCGATGTCGGATAGTCCATCAACATCGAATCAACACGCAAGCAGAATTATAAGCATGCAGCACTaaccattattattaatgtcgGTATCAACTGTTCGCCTGACATACATATTCGAATAAATCCAAGTTGAATAGAAAGTTTGAcgttatttttattctgttataAATTACCACTCTCTTACAGCCGCGCCCCATCGCCCCTGAATGCAACGTAACAAATGACAATGGGGCCGAGTTTAAGACTTTAAAAGTGCAAACGCCGTCAGACAAAACGACCATGGTCGGGGCTTCCCCACATCATCTCTAGCTTTTACACGGCCACAGCTCCTGAGTGCGACATGAGTTTTTTAGGACGATCGATCTCTGTTTAAACAATATCTCATAAACGATCTAAATAAAACAGGTTTGCAATGCACCACGGACCACCGAAATATCTGGTTTAAAAGGCGCTGTAACATTATGGAAATGGCGACCCATTTCGttttatttgaaagtgattttattacagtaaatCTCATGACATtattcttttgttatccctaaagttaacaggaacgtttgtagctccaaaaagcagtgcataagTCGACTGACGATCGCCCATGCGTGCGTGCGTCCAAAATTATTATTCGGTTAAATGTGCGTACGTGCTAAAAGTATGGCCCCTTAGTAGGTCAGGCACTGCAAATACATTGCaaatacatttcactgcatgtccTACTATATATGatgtgtgtatgtgacaaataaatttTGAATTTGATTTGAGTTTAAATGAGTATTTTGAAAAGGATACATTCTATTTTAGCTGATTCACTTTGCGTTCTGAGAACCTAACATGAATTTTCTCATGTGTAATTAAACCAACTGAATGCAGAGAGATCATACATGTCTTTCAAAAGAATAATATAAAAGCAAtgtaaacaacaacatgcaattATCATGTATTTCCTACTAAAGCCATATGTTATCACATACAGTAAATGTAAAATTCATGTAAAAGTTTTATACTTTTCCTATAggcttttcccttgagtgccttacaTGTCGTGtgtttttgtataaatgtggccataatcatataAGAATAACACTGACTTGTAATGcacatattaaaaaaaacatcatgcATTGTTACatatatttgaaataaaaattatttcatatatatatatatatatatatatatatatatatatatatatatatatatatatatatatatattcaataGTCATAAATCATAAATGAaccgtgtgtgttttttcataTGGGTTCCTTCGATAACTCTCAGCCCTGGAGAGACGCTTGTCTGTACCTTGTCTCCTGAGTCTTCTAGCCAGCAACAGTAGTAACATTAAAATCAGACGACTTAtcttatgtacagtatattcaaaatattttcataaatatttaaaaagaatAATGTGCACAAATGGATAAATACCTTAAAACAGTCCtgaacaactatttaaacagaCAACAAAATTGTTTACATCACCTGCCGGGCAGATCGAGGCATCGCGAGcccagagaaggaggaggagacctgCCTCCCGGAATAAAACTCGCTCTTTACCGTAATCTTTATTAGGACTCTAACAGACACGGAACAAGCACCAAACCCAAATACTAACAGTGGAAACGCCAGGTGATCAGACGCCGACCTGTAACACCTTATAGTACTCCAATTACAGTATTAATTTTTAgtctttttaaaaatgacagtatatggaaaaaaaattaaaactattgtgtatacacgcacacacacacacacacactatattgggacacctgcctttgcaATAGTAACATATTTTTGTAATTGAAACATAgacctgtcatgcccggctcgtccgctcctcgtgtgtgccacgccccctgattacccacgtgtgtttcccgaattgtacccagctgtttccgtttgctgtcattcagtctggtgtatttaagtcctggtctcccctgtttgctttgtctgtcattgatgttagttggcgttacatgtctcctgctcccagtttgtatattaaaccctcgttaatccccgacttccgcctgcctgcatccttcttgcccgttcgcctcgaacgatcgccgctctgcccgcgatccccgagcgttcccgtgacagaacacacgtgggtaatcagggggcgtggcacacacgaggagcggacgagccgggcatgacaagacCAAAACACATATTTcaaggttttattttttatttttatttattcaagcATTTTCAAAATTAACGCATTCACAAACTTCTTCCTTAATCTGTCGACATCCTTTTCAGAGCCTCAAACTGATGGGCAAATTTTATTATAAATCCAGTCACCTTAGCTGCCGTCTTGGTACAGGGGGGATAGGCACCTGGCCATTTTGTCAGGTGGTCCACCATGACATCGAGGTACTGAGTTTACCTATTAGGTCCATGCTGAGCAACTCAAATGCAGGCGTAACCTGAAAAACGCAGTACATATGCATTCATATCAAAAGAACTATTATTATGGTCGATAGAATTCATTTCATGTGATGATAAAAATATGCATTTCATTCTGGATATGTTTGTGAGCATGCTGATTTTTAGTGATAGTAATTCCGCTTCAGTCAGTAAGAGCTTTTTACCTTTCCAGATGCTCTGCTGAGACGTATGTTAAGATTTTTGTGTatttatatctgtatattaagtaagttttgtaataaaacaacagatatTGATTTTGAGAATTTGTCAACAATAGTTACCTTTATTGGGGTAGACGCCACCTCCTGTTTAACAATATTACCAGCTGCCTGACGGACTGTACATTCTGACACCTGTTTCAAACATACACATAAAAAGTAAACTGATGGCATTATTCTGTCACTTTATAATGAAGTTGACCATGTAGATCAGATATGAACGGGGCTGCCAACTCCCCtacatctggcatgacactcactttcagactctcactcacacatgaaATCTtacgaaaaatatatattattccattataaacctaaaattagctacattatAAGCATtgaggtagtttgcaaaccctacagactattcacttcagtcagctgaccaaagttagcAGCCCTGTATAAAATGaatttcatgaaaatataaacatGCATGCAAGTAAGGTACCCCCCTTTGGTCACAGGTGGTACGTTCTAAGACTTACCGTGGGCAATGGTAAACCAACCACGGACTGCATATATAGGCCTAACATGATTTTTGTATACTTACATATGGTAATTGATAAATTATGCACAGTAATATATCAGTAAATACATTGTAAAATACTGTTCTGTACAGGTCTGTACTCTCTGAGTATGAAAGGGACTCTTTAAGTCTAATTCTCAAGAGAGGATACAACAATGAAAAATATGTATCAAGGGATAATTAAGCAATGAAAATAATGCTTTTATACCACTCAGATGATGAaggaagaatgaaaaaacatactGTTACACATTCTACTATATTTTTTGGATAACTGAACCCATGGTTACTGAAACCTCAGCTGCCAATCTTCCCAGGAGTTGGTTTCCCAGAATATTCACTCCAAGGTCAGAGaaactgcaaaacaaaaaaaccaaGAGCTACATCTCAGACTCTATAGCCCgcagttagcatgttaaatgctaaGTGCAATTAGAAAAAGACTGAACAAGAATGGCTTGTTTGGAAGGGTTCGCAGGAGAAAGCCTCTTCTCTCGAAAAGGAACATGGCAGCATGGCTTCCATTTGCAAAGTTGCATCTAAACAAACCACAAGACTCCTGGAACAGTGTCCTTTGGGTATGTTTGGCCATAATGAACAGCTCCACGTTTGGCGAAAACCAAACACAGCATGTTACCACAAACACCTCATACCAACTGTCAAGTGTGTTGATGATTTGGCCTTGTTTTACAGCCACAGGACCTGGACACCCTGCAGCCATTGAGTTGACCATGAACTCTTCCATATACCAAAGTATCATAGAGTCAAATGTGAGGCCATCTATTAGACAGCTAAAGTTCGGCCAGAATTAGGTCATGAAACAGGACAATGATCCCAAGCACACCAGCACATCTACAACAGATGGGATGAAAAATAAAAGGATCAAGATGTTGTAATGGCCCAGTCAAAGTCCAGGCCTCAACCAGATTGAAGTGCTGTGGCAGGACCTTAAGAGGGCTGTGCATAAACGAATGATCACAGACCACAATGACCTGAATAAATATTATAAAGAAAAGTGGGTAAAAATTCCTCCACAACGATGTGAGAGAGTGATAAAGTCACACAGAAAGTGATTAATTCAAGTTATTGCTGCTACTGGAGGTTCTACAAGCTATTGAATCATGTACTTAATTTTTCACAAATGGCTTCTCCATTTTGGCTTCATTTTTGTTAAGTAAATAATGACACAGTGGAATCTGTTGGTGTTGATTTACACCTGAGGttagatttaaataattttagaaCCTGGTAATgaccaaatgatttttttttatttgtcctgATACATAAACCGGAGAACATGATTATCTGCTTCTTCCTTGTTCTCTGCttcttcctctacctcttctcctCTGGAATTTTACCTTTTGTTCTCTGTCTCTTTCTGTCATGTTTACTTACAAAAACTCAATTCATGTTCTGATTGCTGATTGAACTGTTTCTTCAAAAGGAACGGACTAGCATGTTATTTGTGCTACTATGCTAAGATGTGAGTATTGCGAAACATGCGTCATTGTCAACTGTGttgaaacaacattaatgtgttTATAACTCTGGGGACAACGTTCATGGCTTGCATGCTCAGCTGATTGCTTTACAAATTCAGTGAAGGTTTGTAAGCAGTTGAGGGAATAtgtaaaaagtattttaatttaCGTAACATATGCACACAGTATCTGGACCGATAATGCTACCACTCATGAAGTAAGTGAATGACAGTtaaggctgatttatacttcTGTGTAGGATCTAGCTACGTTGTTGATATGAGGTAGGTATGGCATGGGCGTGTACCCCGTAGGTATGGCATGGGCGTGTACCCCGTAGGTATGGTATTGCCGTGTACCCTGTAGGTATGGCATGGGCGTGTACTCCGTAGGTATGGCATGGGCGTGTACCCCGTAGGTATGGCATGGCCGTGTACCCCGTAGGAATGGCATGGCTGTGTACCCCGTAGGTATGGCATGGGCGTGTACCCCATAGGTATGGCATTGCTGTGTACCCCGTAGGTATGGCATGGGCGTGTACCCCATAGGTATGGCATGGCCGTGTACCCCGTAGGTATGGCATGGGCGTGTACCGCGTATGTATGGCATGGGCGTGTACCCTGTAGGTATGGCATGGCCGTGTACCCCGTAGGTATGGCATGGCCGTGTCCCCCGTAGGTATGGCATGGGCATGTACCCCGTAGGTATGGGATGGGAGTGTACCCCGTAGGTATGGCATGGCTGTGTACCCCGTAGGTATGGCATGGCCGTGTACCCCGTAGGTATGGCATGGCCGTGTACCCCGTAGGTATGGCATGGGCGTGTACTCTGTGCCGTACACTGACGTGCGCCTCTCCAGAGCTATGATTACGCGTCATGGCAACGCAGATCATGCACAAGTATACTTGCTCAATAACAGTGTAGGCCATTTGTGTGGGGCGTGGCGTAAACTCTGTGTCAACACAGAAACATCAATCAGCCTTTAGATTTAAAAGTCAATTATGCCAAAAGTACTAGGAAGCTACCACTCCCCTCCCCAATACCAAAAAGGTCAAATTTCATGGTGAATGTGACAAACCTACTCATTGTGTAGGACCTTGGATCCTGGGGTGTTGCTGCCTCTGAAGAGCCACCTCACAGGATGCCTTCAGTTACTGGGAGACCGACACCTTTTGTGCTTTGGGGGACAGGCGGTGCTGAGCTGTGACATGGGCCTCGCTGTGTTCCTATTAGCCAAAGTCTACAGTTAGACAAATGCTTAGATGAATTACAAATAAGCAGCTTATTCTTGCCAGTTTGaattatgtttttatatttaattcttTCTCGCTTTGGTTCCAGTTGCCTTGTACCTACCTTAAATATATTACGATAAACACACAGCACAATGTACTTAGAGTGAACCATGTATGGTAAATATTCCATCTGTTATATTACAAATTGTTTTAGGTTACACAGGtcagtaaaatattttataaaattaTTGTAGAATTGTTATTTTTGTATGCATGTAAAGTCATTAATATTTCCAGCTCAAATTGAATACAGTGCAGCGCAAAGCTGGGTTGCCATGGTGGATCCTTCTTTGAGTCCCCACCGATGACGGCTTTTCATTGTTCCACGAAAACCTGCTTCAGTCAGGACTAACCTACTCAGAGTGGATTAACCTCACTTTCTGTAATCCTAATCAGTTTTTCTGGGTGTTTTTCGTTGGATATGTTTTGTTAGGTTTATTCAACTCAGTTCTGGAAGATCTGGAATACCTCCAACATAATATTCTGGAAAACATGTCAAAACAAATAACTCGGACCTTCTCTTGCTGGAAGTTTTCATACTGGAATAATGCACCAGGCAATATCGTCCATGCATCAAATGTATTTATTAGACACACAACTATGTTATGTAAGCTGTTAAGTCAAGGCTATTGACACTTAAGAGCTAACTGTGCAGATACTGAGAAGAATGGAAATATGCTATATTTTAGTTCATTAAAGCTTTTAATATGTTCACACATACATAAGATTCTCATGCAAGCAAATCATTTCTAtattctgcatattaaattgtatGTAAGATAGAAATAACATTTATAAGTCAGATAAGTGAGAAATGGGTATTGATGAAAATAGGACCATTACAACAGGTGTAAAAGTGAGAGGTAAAgagagcaggcaggcaaaagaGCCCTGAACAGATAATGGGGAGATGCTTGACTAGCAGCTTGAATCAGCCGCATGACCACCCCCCGTTGTCTGATTCTTCTTGACGGCTGTTGAGGGCACGGTGATCGATTGCTTAGTCATGGGGCGGATAGTAGAAGTGAGTAACATGGTTGAGGGTTGAGAAGTCGTGGGTTTCATAACTGCAAAGGAGAGAAAAAGAAAAGTGGTTGCATCACGTAGATCATCTGTTGAAAAGAATCCAAGATTTCCTTGAAAAAAATTAAGCGCTAAATGCAAGAGAAGTATTTTCTAAATCTTAATCTGGAGCAATTCTAGCAGTAACAACAGCAGTAGTAGTAGTCTTTGCTGTCAAACCTGACTCACCACTGTAACATATAAATGGATGTTTTTCATTACATGGCCTGTCACCCATTTTCCCCTTTTCCATATCCGTCAACCATGATACGGCACAGTTCTCAATCCCGAAATAATTATCCGGTTGGCCTGCTCTCCACGATCGGAATGAAGAGTTCCCATTGTCAGACCATTTCCAGGTATCGCTGAACAAGCCGATCCACATTGGCACTCCTGCTGCGACTTCGCGTAAAAGCTCGTTTTCATTTTCGTTCCGTATGCTGACCAGGTCTGTAAAGTAATATCTGCAGATACGCTGAGCGTCTGTCCAAGTGACATTGAATATAACTGGGATGTATTGACTGTTCTTGGGATCTGTACCTGTTAAGATATAACATTTGCATAGTTTTAAGTGGTCGTATGTGTCCTTCCACAGGAAGAAGAAATTGTATGCATTGTTCTGCGTTGTTCCTGCATTGTTGCTGGAGGAATTTAGTGACCAAACAACTAAAGCCCCCGTTATTTCATTTGGTTTTGTGTTATTTACTCCAGAATGTGTCACTGAAATTTGTGCCCCATGCTGCCTGGTTGATGGAGGAATTAAGCTTCTGGATAAAGTATGAGATGTCAttcatcaaaataaatattaaatatcgcTATACAAAAACTTGTAGATGACTAGTAAACATTATATAAATGAAGAGCTTCACTATAATGTGTTTGGCTCAGAATGTGCTCATGATATAATTtcagttttattgttttaaaggGAAGGTTGCAAAAAAAACTTACCGTTATAACACATAAATGAGAATCTTTGGTTGCAGTCACAATATTGCCATTTACCATTATTTACCATAAGTGCACAGTCATTTTTCACAGCCTGTGACGAATTCTTATCCAAGTTCCGGAACTCAGTCTCTCCATCACTGTAAAAGTCCCTGTCTGCCAGGGACCACTGCCATTTCCCCTGTTTTCCTTTCTCCAGGCCAATCCAGGCCACTTTGTTATAACTGGTGCCTAAAGTCTTCAGCATCTCATTCATGTCCTTCATGTCATCGAAGGTTGCCAGATCAGCGTAATTCACTCTGCAGTACCTCTGTGCCTCAGTCCAGTTCTTATTCATGTTCACATAGTAAAAATGATGGGAGAGACATGAACATGATGCGTAGAGGCCTGTGGACATGAGTacaaatacacaaacacacagaggtaTTTAAACTATTATATTAATTCTGAATTTCTGCTAATTCTTTTTCGATCttgttaaaaatgcaaattaactAGCATTATAGCTTTAATCACTTAAGTTTTTAAATTGTTCTTGTAATATTGTGGTACTACAAAATGACTGAAAGTTTAGCAAACAAACATGCCACTTTTCCAGATGCCGGTCACCTGAGATGAGCAGGAGTAAGAGACTTCGCTCCATGTCTGTGGAGAGCAGACCTAAAGAAACACACAGGATGAACAGGGTCAAGATGCTGGTCCGACCAATTCATGATCTGAGTACTTGGCATCTCCGTTTAGACCAGTGATTTTCAAGTATTCCTGTATGTCACTCATGCATGCAAGATaatcatttttgtgaaagtaaaCTGCATTCTAgtatatatttatgttttgtAACAAAAAACTATTAAATGTCAAAATAATAGCTCATCACTTGGATTTCATATTGCAACGCTGACTTTGGGAACTGCAGCGTTAACTATGTTTCAGGCCGTGGGCACAGAGGCGACGCGGAGACAACATACCGTGCTAGACTGGGGAAGAGACTGACTGACTTCCCCATTATTTTTCACGCCCATACAGACAAATAGTACTGGCTCCTAACAAGAACTATATCACTCCGCTCCCAAAGCGTCATATAGTTCCCTTATCTTTAGGTAATATATAAAAGGATCAAtactaaaataaacatgaaattataaagtaattaatcttaatgaaaataaatatcCTCTTACATTCATCCCCCTCTTCAAAATGAAATGTCCTCATttcagaatttaaaaaatatataataaatcacATCTCCAAAGTCAAACAGAAAAATACCAGATAATGCTGTATAAGCAGGGCGAGTGTCCATATGCTGAGGAACCACTGATTGGTTTACTCTTGCTAAAGGTTCATCCCAGGTGGAGCGATACGGTTTCAGACAATCATAGTGAATAACTTTCACTCCAGCTTGAGAATGTCTTAAATCCAAAAGCTTATAGAGCAGTCCCGTGTCATCTGACGAGACAATTTTATAAGGTCCAGTCCAGTTTGGCTCAAGTTTCTTCCTCTGAGCAGTGGGATCATCAATCCACACAAGCTTTCCACATTGATAAGGTTTAAACCGCATATGTTTCTTAAAGTAGTACTCACGTTTAAGTCTCTGTTCCTCACGATGGGAGTGAACAGTTTGAAAAACCACGTCAAGCTGCTTTACCAGGTCTGTGGCGTTAGTGGCTCCCCTGGATCAGCAAGAGACACGGCAGTCGGTAGGCGAGGCTCTCTGCCATGAGCAAGAAAATAAGGTGAGTATCCAGTGACAGAGTGTGGTGTGGAGTTAAAGGAGAGAACCACTGCTGGCAAATAGTGATCCCATTCACCGCCATGTTGATGAACAAGTTTTGCCAACTGATCTTTCAAAGTCCTATTAAATCTCTCAACCATCCCATTCCCACGAGGGTGGTAAGGTGGGGTCCTTTTCTTTTTGATGTTTAGTCACTGACACATTGCCTGGATGTTTTCCGATTCATACTGTCTTCCCTGATCCGAAAACAGCTCCTCCGGAACTCCGTGTTCAGGGATGTAGGGATGTACTGTTCACACAACAGTCATGCCACAGTAGAAGCTTGGCATCTCCGTTTAGACCAGTGATTTTCAAGTATTCCTGTATGTCACTCATGCATGCAAGATaatcatttttgtgaaagtaaaCTGCATTCTAgtatatatttatgttttgtAACAAAAAACTATTAAATGTCAAAATAATAGCTCATCACTTGGATTTCATATTGCAACGCTGACTTTGGGAACTGCAGCGTTAACTATGTTTCAGGCCGTGGGCACAGAGGCGACGTGGAGACAACATACCGTGCTAGACTGGGGAAGAGACTGACTGACTTCCCCATTATTTTTCACGCCCATACAGACAAATAGTCCCGGCTCCTAACAAGAACTCTATCACTCCGCTCCCAAAGCGTCATATATTTCCCTTATCCACTGCTGGCAAATAGTGATCCCATTCACCGTCATGTTGATGAACAAGTTTTGCCAACTGATCTTTCAAAGTCCTATTAAATCTCTCAACCATCCCATTCCCACGAGGGTGGTAAGGTGGGGTCCTTTTCTTTTTGATGTTTAGTCACTGACACATTGCCTGGATGTTTTCCGATTCATACTGTCTTCCCTGATCCGAAAACAGCTCCTCCGGAACTCCGTCTTCAGGGATGTAGGGATGTACTGTTCACACAACAGTCATGCCACAGTAGAAGCTTTTTGATCAGACATAGGAAATGCCTTGACATATTTCGTAAAGTGGTCTTGTACTACCAGCACATATCGATATCCTTGCGATGTCAAAGGTAGCTCAGTAATATCCGTACACACAAAGTAAAATGGTCTATCTGCCTGTAGGGATCGTAAGGGAGCTCTATGCCATGGTACTGGTTTCCTATAAGCCTCACATATCTCACACAAATCACAAAACTTGTCAATATCAGACCTCATGTTTGGCCAGTAGCACAAAGAAAGAGCTTTTTTGAACGTCCGATCAGAGCTGTAATGGCCAGAGCATAGATTACCATGTAGAGTGCTCATTATTTCATTGGTGAGTGATTTGGGAATTAGCACTTGAAAGACTGCTGGCTTCCCTGGTGCAACTTGAGCTTTACGAACAGAGCAAGTCATTACAAAGTATGAGCTTTGGGAACTGCCACCATAGTTTTCTTTGCATCGCCTCTTTAATGTGTCTAAGACAAGGTTGTTTGCGTTTCTTTACCCACGTGTACACTTCTGAAAGCACAGGGTCGGAAAGGTGCTCAGCCAGCATATCCTGTCCCTGACTAGAAAATGTGTGTTGCCATAAGTTCAGATCATTATTAGATGTCTGACCAAAAGAACTGTCTGTATCTGCTGCACAAACCTGAGCTGTAGTACTGGCCATGGAAGGAGGCTGgatgggacacctgcctttacaatAGTAACATATTTTTGTAATTGAAGCATAGACCAAAACACATATTTcaaggttttatttttttcaagcattttcagaaCAATACGCATTTACAAACTTCTTCCTTAATCTGTCAATATCCTTTTCAGAGCCTCAAGCTGATGGGCAAATTTTATTATAAATCCAGTCGCCTTAGCTGCCGTTTTGGTACAGGAGGGATAGGCTCCTGGCCATTTTGTCAGGTGATCCACTATGACATCGAGGTACTGAGTTTACCTATTAGGTCCATGCTGAGCAACTCAAATGAAGGCGTGACCTGAAAAATGCAGTACACGTACATTCATATTAAAAGAACTATTATTATGGCCGATAGAATTCATTTCATGTGAtgataaaaatatacatatcaTTCT
The sequence above is a segment of the Brienomyrus brachyistius isolate T26 chromosome 12, BBRACH_0.4, whole genome shotgun sequence genome. Coding sequences within it:
- the LOC125704513 gene encoding macrophage mannose receptor 1-like: MERSLLLLLISGLYASCSCLSHHFYYVNMNKNWTEAQRYCRVNYADLATFDDMKDMNEMLKTLGTSYNKVAWIGLEKGKQGKWQWSLADRDFYSDGETEFRNLDKNSSQAVKNDCALMVNNGKWQYCDCNQRFSFMCYNGTDPKNSQYIPVIFNVTWTDAQRICRYYFTDLVSIRNENENELLREVAAGVPMWIGLFSDTWKWSDNGNSSFRSWRAGQPDNYFGIENCAVSWLTDMEKGKMGDRPCNEKHPFICYSVMKPTTSQPSTMLLTSTIRPMTKQSITVPSTAVKKNQTTGGGHAADSSC